ACGCGAGGAATCCAAAtgtgaaaacggttcaagatttggacgcacgatttaagagataaaacgttttgaataaatggatctatgagaaaaaggaaaaactctcaGTGCGTCGCTTGTCGTGACCTAGGGAGGTGTGAGTGATCTTTGCAAAGAGTGCTTCTTTATTAGTTATTTCGGCACTTAATACTAGACCACAGGTTAATTAAACTAAACATCAGTATATTTTGTAAAATGTATGACAGACAGACGGGCAAAACACTTCCTACTTTCTTAGTAGGTATAGATAGTAGGTATAGGTTGGCCACATTTAGGGCGAGAAAGTATAGGCACCTCCTATATGCCCCTCTTTGCCTTCGATTCACGCGCGCCCACAGGAACAACACCCGACTGGGCCAGCCCATAGTCACGAAACAGTGAAAAACTCACCAAAAAATGAAAGCGGGTGCGGGGGGTCGAACACGTGGACTATTGGAATTACCATCTCCTACAGATCTAACACCCCTCCCTAGAAATCTTAAACATTGGATAGAAAtgttcaaattttgaaaaattcagaaattgttcgcgttttcagaaaatgttcgagAATCGAATAATTGTTTGGATTTAACAAAAATGGCCGAACATTCCAAAAAATGCTCCTGTTTTCGAAAAATTGTTcagaattccaaaaaatgtttgcgTATCCATATTGTTTTCGAATTTCAAAAAATGTGGGCATTTTCAAATGTTCTCTGCATGTTCAAATATTTTTCAGTTTGAGTTTCGAGAAATGTTTAAACTGGGAATATTTTATAAATTTCTGCAATATTTTTAAAAACACGAACATTTTATGAAAAAGGGTACAAATTTTCGCAAacacgaacattttctgaaaaaatcGAATCAATCTTTAAAAATGCAAACATTAtttaaatttatgaaataaatttggaaacaccaaaaaaatgttaattttttttctaaatgcgAACATTATTGAAATTTTGAACAATGTTTTAACAGCAAGCAATTTTTGAATTTACCAACAAAATTTGAAAAGAAGAACATTTTTATAATTTTGAACAAAATTTTGTATCCGAGTACATTTTTTGTAATTCTGAACAAATTTTGGAAAAAGTAACATATTTTGAAATTGCAAAAAATATTTTTAATTTTCGAACAAGTTTGAAAAGAAAAAAGCTTGAAATTTAAATGGAAAAAAGGAAAAATTAAAACTGctcagggaaccttctagaagtttccTAAAACTGGTAAAACCGGACAGAAAGGTTCCGAAAACCGAACGACTGGACCGGCCCAGTAAGCTCGATTTTATGCGTTTGCTCGACAACAGCGAGTCTCAAATAGGGATTTCCGAAAGTATCTCAAAAAAAAAATATAGGGATTTCCCAAAGTATCTCAAAAAGAAGGAAAGGGTAAGACCGCAACAAGACCTAGATTCCGAATCCCACCCCAAtcttcgccggcgccgccgccgccgacttcgATTCCGTGGAATTGGCTCTGTCTGCCGCAGGTATTACTCCTTATTGCTCTTCCCCGTTGGACGGTTCGTCTTTTGTTTCCCAAGATCTTGATTGTGGCTGATCTGTAGGGTATCATTCACCATGAATTTTTCTTCTATTGTTGATTGTTGGTTTTGAGATGCTATTCCGACTCGCCTTCCGGTATCTAATTCTATTGTAATCCTTTATTTAGGAAGAAGAAAGATCAACATTTGGGGTCTCCTTTTTTAGGAGCAGAGGGAATTAAAATGAAGGCGCGGCAGTTGGTGAATGCGGTGCAGAGGTATGGCAGAGGCGGATTGTATACGGTGAGTCGCATGAAGGCCGAGGAGCAACTCTTCTACGGATCCACGGCGGAAGCACAAGCAGCAGCAACATCAGCGGCATCCAGGATGGAGGTCATGTCGCGGTTGCCTGCGCCCAGGCTCAGATTCGAGTCATACCGCTCAAAGTACAAGAGGCTCGATTTCCTGCCCTTctatggaggaggcagaggccaCGATAGCAAGCTGCTCTGCCTGGACTCTGCCGGAAGCGCCATCCTCTGCAACGCGGACGGCCGCTCCCTCCAGCCGGTTCCCAACCTTAACGAACCTAAGGGAGTCAGCCCCGCCTCCTTCTCCATCCCCAGGACCGACGCCATTGACCCCAAGCGCGCTGAAGCTCTCTACGTTCTCAGCAGATCCGCCCCCAGCCGCAACTCCTTCACCTTCGAGGTCCTCGTCTATGGCGAGAAGACTTGGCACTGGGTTGTGCTCCCACCGCCACCGTACGTCAACGACCCACTCTATGACTCCACATTCATCCAGTCCTACACGCTGCTCGGTGATGGCTCCACCATCTGCATCTCCTCCCCTGAGCATAACCCTGTCGGCACCTACTGCTTCGACACGGTTAGCCGCAAGTGGGAAAAGGCTGGTCGCTGGGCGCTGCCCTTGTACGGCAGGGCTGAGCATGTCCCTGAGCTTTCCAACCTCTTGTTCGGCATAGCCGACAAGAGTCCCCACTACTTGTGCGCATTGGACCTCTCCAATCTGGACGGGGCTCCGAAGGTGCTTAGTGACTGGCCAGATCTCGACCCTCCTCAAGGCTGGGTGCAGATAAGGAGCAGCCTGCTGTACCTGGGAGCGCGCAAGTTTTGCATAACCAAAATATTTGACATCGGCGACCAAGACACCGAAGAGGTCACGAGTGGCGTCGCGGCTGTGTTTACTGGGGTGGAGATGATCTGCGGAGCTTCTGGTATGGAGGTGGTGCAGGATGGATCATCCGAACTCCAGATGGTCAGGCACAAGTCCTTTGTCAGCTATGATGGCATCGAGTGTGTCCtctgagtttttttttttttttttttttgacatcAGTGTGTCCTCTGAGTTACTAGTAGGGAAGTGAATGGAAAGGAGAGCAAATGACTTGTTGGCATTTCTTAAAGGACTGCCGAGTGGTGGTTTTCATTACAACTGGATCTCTATGTTATCAGGTGAATGAACTGTAATAGTTGAATGATGGTTGTATATTGTGGACAAGCCCTTTGCTCGCCCTGCCTCGTGCTTGAAGAGTGTAATCCCCGTGCTCTATGCGATTGAAACTCAGTCATTAATTTGATATACATATTTTTAGTAGCTCAAAGTCTCTGTCGACGCTCTCGCCCTCTCATCCAGATTGAAGACTCACCGCCCTCGCCGTCGACGCTAGGACTGCGTGGCGACCATGCCGTTATGGAATGAGGCAGAGCGCCCACCCCAACTATGATGATTCGATGAGGAGGAAGGTGTATCCTATTTTCATGGCTCGGGTTAGGGTAGGGTTTCACTGATTTGAGGATTTTCTGTTTGAGTTGTATTAGCTCAATTTGGTTGGTGTTTTAGATGCCATACATGATTTCCTACAAGCATTTGAGTGGGTTAGCTTTACGATTACTCTACACAAGAGTCCTAATCAGCTACGTCGGTGGAGAGGGGGTCCTCTACGGAACCGTCTTCCTTGTCTTAAACGACAAGGTTTCTCAAATCTTCCTTCTATAAGGCACATGGGTTGGCATGATGGCCCAGGGCAGAAACCGATCTGGGGGCCTCCGGACGGCCTCCTTGGGCCGACAACAAGAGAGGTGAGACACTCTTGAGTCGTAACACCATCAAAGAAGAAGAGAACTACTCGCAACAAACCACGGAACGGGGGAGAAATGGGTCGGCCCAGTAATGACGCAACACGAAAACCTTGAGGCGGGACGGAGCTCTGTCTCGCAATAAGAGAGACATAGCCCTCGCGCTGCACACTGCCTTGAGCCTTGGGTGCATCCGCCAGCACATGATCGCCTATACAACCCTTGAGGGACCCCCAATTTGAAGGAGGCGGCCAATCGCAGTGGCGTTGCTCAGGAGgggtggtcaacattttttctatgcacatttaagATTTTACAAATGCTTTATAAAAAATCAAatgcaagattaacatttttttaatggatGGTCAAcagttttctatacacatttaacatttgcCAATGCTTAACTAGCATTTTTAAAATCTTCAAACTTGTCGACGTTTTTTTAAGATGCTTGATTAACACTATTATATACAATGATAAAAAATCATTTTTAATGCATGGTTAGCATATTTCTCACATTTAACATTTTCCCAACGCTTGGTTAACATTTTTGAAttacttgttcatcattttttttcaaatgtttcattaatatttttatatacatgataaaaaatcaTTCTTTATTAATACAtgtcaacattttttgtatacacattgaacatttctcAAATGAATGATTAACATTTCTCAAAACATTATGTAAagtatatttttgtaatatatatgtttagaatatttgaaagtgtaaaaaaaagtaaaaaaaagaataaaacatgaaataaaaacatgaaaaaactgaaaaaaaaactaGGCGTGTACTACCGCAAACTGGGCGGCCCAAATGCTCACCCGCACTGAGAGTCACTTCAGCGAGTCGGAAGCTCGACTCGCTGAACGCGAGATATAAGCACACCACCTTTCACGTGCACCGGAATGCCCTGCGGCTCGCGCAGTCTCTACACACGCCGAGGCCCGTTAACCTTTGACCGTGCACTATAAAGGATGGTATCCTTCCAAATGGGATAAGAGAATTCTTATTagtctctttctttctctcaattGAATAAGTAAATAGCGAACCAACCTGTGgatggatggttagagggactgtgttatccccagcccaccagagttcaaatcctggtgctcgcatttattccaggatttccggtgatgcgcattcagtgggaggagacgttcccgtcgacgacgagacgcttacggtgacttcgtaaatttcaagatgatatgctggctcagtctttcggaggcgctcataggggtagggtgtgcgtttgtgcgttcataggggtgagtgtatgcgcgtgtatatgagcgcttgtgtctgtactgatattcaaaaaaaaaattgaataAGTAATTGGAAAATAAAACAGCAAGAAAGGATCCTATTCTATTTTCTTGTATTACCTTGAATCTTGGGTATATTTTGTAGAAAAAAAGAAACTCCACACTTAGTTGTTGATAAAACGAAATGCCTACATTTGGTTTACAAAACTAGTTCCCCTAAAAATAAGTTCAAAACTAGTCTAGGAAAAAAATAAAGGCACAAATTTCCCATTCAGTTCGGATAAAGGCACAAAGACTATTTTGCTTAGCAATTTCCTTTTGCTTCACTCGGAACCCGAGTTCAGAACATGTTTTTTGGGGTCTGGGGAGCACATCTAGATGTGGCTCCAAGTATTGCATATCTAAATGACtcaaatataaaaagaaaaagaaaatactcaaatgAATCTTCacataaaatcaatgacataggacttataTGTACAATACTTGGGGCATATCTAGATGTGTTTTTAACAAAAACTGTTTTTTTACCAGTTAATCATGAATCAATTGGATATTTTGTTTACCTCTTTTGTACTCCCAGGAGTACATACTCCCATCCATTAGCTGCTCCTTAATGAAAAAAATAGCTCCTTTTGGATGGGATATACCCTAACAAACTAAACCAACTGATAGGAAAAATAGAACAATTTTTTTTTGAGTTCAAATAGAACTACTTTTTAGGTGTGTGCGCATGGGTGTAGGTCcttgatttttttattttgtttgaaACCTACGTCCTCGATTCTAGAATTATGGGATCGTACTGTTTTTTAACGTGGTTAAGGGATAATACTACTGGATCCTAACTTCTGAAGGTACAACCTTTTTGACTCGTGGTATGTACGAGTACATATAGGTTGAAATTAAAGAGTATATAGGTTCAAGTGAAGAAGTGCATGCACGTGAGGTATATACTAATTTGTTTTTTTAAGGGTGTCTACACTAATTTGTTGAGCATCCATGTATTAATATTTCTTGGCCgtatatcctcgcttttatgcctagctaggggcgttaaacgatagcgcttgttgggaggcaacccaattttatttttgttccttgctttttgcttctctttagtaataaataaatcatctagcttctgtttagatgtggttttatgttttaattagtgtttgtgccaagtaaaacctataggataacctatggtgatagttaatttgattctgctgaaaaacagaaacttttgcgcgcacgataataatctttacctaataataaagaaaattgagtttctttcgtccgtcatgccatttttcagaaaagtccctctatttcagagaattcaacccgcagtcctgttctaagttaaaacgaatcgttattttcgtattttacacaaaagtccctgtcttttcttgaaatcaacccgccgtccggatttaagtcacacacgaaccgttattttacatttttcgaagcCCCCCTAATGTTTTagataattcatccgcggatcatatttaagtcaaacaaatgctttttaaaatcatccatatcttttaaaccgtaactccgatttgaacatgttatatatgaaatttgattagataTGTAGAATATggatatgagattatttttaccttttAAGTatctttaaatattattttggaatatatttgagtcaaaccaaatgattttctaaattatctgtatcttttaaaccgtaacttcgattttaacatattatatatgaaattttattagaaaaatatgtggaatctaaatatgatgttaattttacctgttaaatatttttaaaatattattatggaagcaaacttataatttatagcgtaagatccgttttttcataccggcggcgatccggattgcaaataaacactccactataaccatatacggaaaagaaaacatcgataactacacgtgcatacctctgaaaaatgtcgcaagggaaaactacagatttctcatcgcgagagtgagagaaagcgagcgagagagagagagagagagggagagagagagggagagggaggagagagggagagagacacgccttaggattaaccatattcaacacacgttttttgttgttttgtatcaacaccgaggccatcgccggtgagggtgagaaggaggataagcggcaacacaaatatgatgcctcgcaaaaataaagaagatggacctattgtggtcttgagtgatggtttgagttaagagtgtgtgttatgttttctctcccattgcaacgcactgGCTCTTTTGCTATTTTAATacatcacagaaacgtgattttgcgttgattctttgtGCAGTAGATCTATAGACAAAtttaccaggacttcctatttcggtagatttttagagttccagaagtattcgaaagttacagatttctacagactgttctatttttgacagattctgtttttcgtgtgttgtttgcttattttNNNNNNNNNNNNNNNNNNNNNNNNNNNNNNNNNNNNNNNNNNNNNNNNNNNNNNNNNNNNNNNNNNNNNNNNNNNNNNNNNNNNNNNNNNNNNNNNNNNNNNNNNNNNNNNNNNNNNNNNNNNNNNNNNNNNNNNNNNNNNNNNNNNNNNNNNNNNNNNNNNNNNNNNNNNNNNNNNNNNNNNNNNNNNNNNNNNNNNNNNNNNNNNNNNNNNNNNNNNNNNNNNNNNNNNNNNNNNNNNNNNNNNNNNNNNNNNNNNNNNNNNNNNNNNNNNNNNNNNNNNNNNNNNNatgaaccatagagaagttggaatacagtaggtttaacaccaatataaataaagaatgagttcattacagtaacttatgtggtgggttttccttcttgcactaacggagcttatgagatttcctgttgagttttgtgttgtgaagttttcaaattttgggtaaagatttgatggactatggaataaggagtggcaagagcctaagcttggggatgcccaaggcaccccaagatattcaaggacaaccaaaagcctaagcttggggatgccccggaaggcatcccctctttcgtcttcgtctatcgataactttacttggagctatatttttattcgccacatgatatgtgtttggcttggagcgtcttgtatgatatgagtctttgctttttagtttaccacaatcatccttcctgtacacaccttttgggagagacacacttgatccggaatttattagaatactctatgtgcttcacttatatattttgagctagatagttttgctctagtgcttcacttatatctcttagagcacggcggtggcttaattttgtagaaattgttgatctctcattcttcacttatatcattttgagagtcttttagaacagcatggtatttgctatggttataaatttggtcctagaatgatgggcatccaagttgggtataataaaaagggtcttttacatctgtgtccctaactcgaacccactactcacatttgcccctaatttGAAAGCCTGCTCAAAAATTCCCCTCCGCCATTAGGTGCCCTTACAGAAATACCCTTCCACCCCGTTTCCgtctggtcaaaggggtttgaccgtttACGGGGCGTTTACTGGACATTTTGCCCCTCTATTCACTTGTCACTTACACATGGGCCCTACCCTAGGGAAAAAAACTCTGTCTTATCCCCTCTCTCTCACTTACTAAAAAAACTCTATCACTccttgacatgtgggccagggACCCACTTGCATGGTCAACACTAGTCCACACGCTCCAAAGGGAGGCTAGGATCGGCTCGCGTGGATCAGCCGGTGGCCGTCGCCGGCGAGAGGCGGCGCGCCTGCAGGTGAAGACCAAGGGGACGGGCTCCGGGTGGTCTGTCGAAGGATTTGCAGGTGGTGGTCAAGGTGGATGTCGGCGGACAGCGACGGCATGCACGGGGAGCGCCTGAGACATTCTgcggaggacgccgtcgccgccgtcgctgtCGGAGGCTAGATCGAGACCGAAGAGCATGCCCTTGAGCCCTTCTGGACGCCTCGCCTCCGCCCAGCATGGTGAATCGGGCCTATGGCCGCATGTAGACGATGGCAGAGACTCCGATCTCCGCCACAAATGCGCATTTGGCCTCCTAAATCTGGCTGCCCCGAGCCACCATTGACCTTCCCGACCTCCGTTTCGTTGTCCGTGAAATCACGCGGCCCTACTCCTCTCTTCCCCCGCTCGATTATGTTCCCGGAGCGCCCTGCCCGAAGCCGGCCGCCATGACCGACCACGACTGGCTCGGTCGTGTGCACGCGCCCACCTACCTACCTGTGCGGCGGTTCCACCCCTCCGTCAGACGACCCCGAGCCTCCCACCATGGCCCTCACACGCAGGCGCGCTATCCTTCGCCAACGGCGACCACCGGCCGAGCCGCCAAGCCTCGCCGTGACCACGTGCGAACAAGAGTTGACCCTGACAGTGGGTCCAATGGCCCACATgtcagggagagagaggggggttaTGAGAGAGGTAGACAATTTTTTTAATATTGGTGGGCTCCACGTGTAAGTCAGAGATGGGATGAGAGAGggatttatttcttttcttttcctagGTAGGTGCCACGTGTAACTGGGATGTGCACAGAGGGGCAAGAATGTCGAGAAAATGTGAGGaaaacggtcaaaggcctttgacctaaCGGAAACGGCACAGAggggcatttctgtaagggcacatcacggcggaggggcaaatttgagcagactttgaaattaggggcaaatctaagTAGGTGGTTCGATTTAGGGAcaaaaatgcaaatggccctaataaaaactatcatagaaagtgaattggatgccatgatcaatttgatgcttgataattgttttgagatatgaggatggtgatattagagtcatgctagtagagtaattatgaattttaggaatacttgtgttgaagtttgtgattcccgt
This region of Triticum aestivum cultivar Chinese Spring chromosome 2D, IWGSC CS RefSeq v2.1, whole genome shotgun sequence genomic DNA includes:
- the LOC123050415 gene encoding uncharacterized protein — its product is MRLLDNSESQIGISESISKKKYRDFPKYLKKKERVRPQQDLDSESHPNLRRRRRRRLRFRGIGSVCRRKKKDQHLGSPFLGAEGIKMKARQLVNAVQRYGRGGLYTVSRMKAEEQLFYGSTAEAQAAATSAASRMEVMSRLPAPRLRFESYRSKYKRLDFLPFYGGGRGHDSKLLCLDSAGSAILCNADGRSLQPVPNLNEPKGVSPASFSIPRTDAIDPKRAEALYVLSRSAPSRNSFTFEVLVYGEKTWHWVVLPPPPYVNDPLYDSTFIQSYTLLGDGSTICISSPEHNPVGTYCFDTVSRKWEKAGRWALPLYGRAEHVPELSNLLFGIADKSPHYLCALDLSNLDGAPKVLSDWPDLDPPQGWVQIRSSLLYLGARKFCITKIFDIGDQDTEEVTSGVAAVFTGVEMICGASGMEVVQDGSSELQMVRHKSFVSYDGIECVL